One genomic region from Gossypium hirsutum isolate 1008001.06 chromosome D13, Gossypium_hirsutum_v2.1, whole genome shotgun sequence encodes:
- the LOC107932088 gene encoding 2-oxoglutarate-Fe(II) type oxidoreductase hxnY isoform X1, whose amino-acid sequence MENQCQNGTETLLKVSTLNCIDLSNPDIHQSVSLLKQACLDCGFFYVINHGISQEFMDEVFGQSKSFFELPLNEKMKVLRNEKHRGYTPVLDELLDPDNQVHVGDYKEGYYIGVEVPEDDPEAEKPFYGPNVWPEDGLLPGWRQTMEKFHHQALEVAKAVARIIALALGLEVDFFDKPEMLGKPIATLRLLHYGGQVSDPSKGLYGAGAHSDYGLITLLATDDVMGLQICKDKDAKPQIWEYVAPVKGAFIVNLGDMLERWSNCIFKSTLHRVLGNGQERYSIAYFVEPSHDCLVECLPTCKSENNPPKFPPIYCATYLSQRYKDTHAELSVYEKHQT is encoded by the exons atggagaatcAGTGCCAGAATGGAACTGAAACTCTTCTCAAAGTGTCAACTCTCAATTGCATCGATCTTTCTAATCCTGATATTCATCAATCTGTCTCTTTACTAAAGCAG GCTTGTTTAGATTGTGGGTTTTTCTACGTGATAAACCATGGGATAAGCCAGGAATTCATGGATGAAGTATTTGGTCAAAGCAAGAGCTTTTTTGAATTGCCATTAAATGAGAAAATGAAAGTTTTGAGGAATGAAAAACACAGAGGATACACCCCAGTGCTTGATGAGCTTCTTGACCCTGATAATCAAGTTCATG TAGGAGACTACAAAGAGGGGTATTACATAGGTGTGGAAGTACCCGAAGATGATCCTGAAGCGGAGAAGCCGTTTTACGGACCAAATGTTTGGCCTGAAGATG GTCTTTTGCCTGGATGGAGGCAAACTATGGAAAAATTCCATCACCAGGCATT GGAGGTGGCAAAAGCAGTTGCAAGAATCATAGCGCTTGCACTTGGCCTAGAGGTTGATTTTTTTGATAAGCCTGAGATGCTCGGGAAGCCTATTGCCACCTTGCGGTTACTACACTATGGAG GTCAAGTTTCTGATCCATCAAAAGGATTATATGGAGCTGGAGCACATTCTGATTACGGATTGATTACGCTTTTGGCAACAGATGATGTGATGGGTCTGCAA ATATGCAAAGATAAAGATGCAAAACCTCAGATATGGGAGTATGTAGCACCGGTAAAAGG aGCTTTTATAGTCAATCTTGGGGACATGCTCGAACGGTGGAGCAACTGTATATTCAA GTCCACTTTGCACCGAGTTTTGGGGAATGGTCAGGAGAGATATTCT ATTGCATACTTTGTTGAGCCGAGTCATGACTGTCTTGTCGAATGTTTACCCACTTGCAAGTCCGAAAACAATCCTCCCAA GTTTCCACCGATCTATTGTGCAACGTACCTGAGCCAACGATACAAGGACACTCATGCTGAGTTAAGCGTATACGAGAAACATCAAACTTGA
- the LOC107932088 gene encoding 2-oxoglutarate-Fe(II) type oxidoreductase hxnY isoform X2 yields the protein MENQCQNGTETLLKVSTLNCIDLSNPDIHQSVSLLKQACLDCGFFYVINHGISQEFMDEVFGQSKSFFELPLNEKMKVLRNEKHRGYTPVLDELLDPDNQVHGDYKEGYYIGVEVPEDDPEAEKPFYGPNVWPEDGLLPGWRQTMEKFHHQALEVAKAVARIIALALGLEVDFFDKPEMLGKPIATLRLLHYGGQVSDPSKGLYGAGAHSDYGLITLLATDDVMGLQICKDKDAKPQIWEYVAPVKGAFIVNLGDMLERWSNCIFKSTLHRVLGNGQERYSIAYFVEPSHDCLVECLPTCKSENNPPKFPPIYCATYLSQRYKDTHAELSVYEKHQT from the exons atggagaatcAGTGCCAGAATGGAACTGAAACTCTTCTCAAAGTGTCAACTCTCAATTGCATCGATCTTTCTAATCCTGATATTCATCAATCTGTCTCTTTACTAAAGCAG GCTTGTTTAGATTGTGGGTTTTTCTACGTGATAAACCATGGGATAAGCCAGGAATTCATGGATGAAGTATTTGGTCAAAGCAAGAGCTTTTTTGAATTGCCATTAAATGAGAAAATGAAAGTTTTGAGGAATGAAAAACACAGAGGATACACCCCAGTGCTTGATGAGCTTCTTGACCCTGATAATCAAGTTCATG GAGACTACAAAGAGGGGTATTACATAGGTGTGGAAGTACCCGAAGATGATCCTGAAGCGGAGAAGCCGTTTTACGGACCAAATGTTTGGCCTGAAGATG GTCTTTTGCCTGGATGGAGGCAAACTATGGAAAAATTCCATCACCAGGCATT GGAGGTGGCAAAAGCAGTTGCAAGAATCATAGCGCTTGCACTTGGCCTAGAGGTTGATTTTTTTGATAAGCCTGAGATGCTCGGGAAGCCTATTGCCACCTTGCGGTTACTACACTATGGAG GTCAAGTTTCTGATCCATCAAAAGGATTATATGGAGCTGGAGCACATTCTGATTACGGATTGATTACGCTTTTGGCAACAGATGATGTGATGGGTCTGCAA ATATGCAAAGATAAAGATGCAAAACCTCAGATATGGGAGTATGTAGCACCGGTAAAAGG aGCTTTTATAGTCAATCTTGGGGACATGCTCGAACGGTGGAGCAACTGTATATTCAA GTCCACTTTGCACCGAGTTTTGGGGAATGGTCAGGAGAGATATTCT ATTGCATACTTTGTTGAGCCGAGTCATGACTGTCTTGTCGAATGTTTACCCACTTGCAAGTCCGAAAACAATCCTCCCAA GTTTCCACCGATCTATTGTGCAACGTACCTGAGCCAACGATACAAGGACACTCATGCTGAGTTAAGCGTATACGAGAAACATCAAACTTGA